The Pirellulales bacterium genome contains a region encoding:
- a CDS encoding DUF1501 domain-containing protein → MSHFTRRHFLSQQAFGLGGLALSCLLGEESLRAAPPKPLLEQQKFDLTPRRPAHPPQATAMISLFMQGGPSHVDLFDPKPELTKRHMQEFTGDVKYDNVAEASTKLFGSPWKFSKHGQCGTELSELLPHLGNVADDICVIRSMHTDVNNHEQSIHAMNSGQISAGRPALGSWLTYALGSESQNLPAFIVMTDPAGLPVAGVANWQNGWLPSLYQGTVVRPQEPRFLNLDPPPQLRGPAQHRLLGYLGELNREHLERHPHEQDLAARIQSYELAARMQVAAKEALDIASETAATHKLYGIDDPETRDYGTRCLIARRMVERGVRFVQIHSGDQVWDHHGGIQKSLPIVCRRTDQPAAALVQDLKRIGLLDTTLVHWGGEMGRLPVIENEKNIGRDHNTYGFSMWLAGGGVRGGMTYGETDDLGHKAATDTVSHHDYHATLLHLFGLEPKHVSFLRPNGVGALIDGDEGKIVWKILQRGPRQLSPA, encoded by the coding sequence ATGTCCCATTTCACGCGGCGACATTTCCTAAGCCAGCAGGCGTTCGGGCTGGGCGGCCTGGCGCTCTCGTGCCTGCTGGGAGAAGAGTCGCTGCGCGCCGCGCCGCCAAAACCTCTTCTGGAACAACAGAAGTTCGATCTGACTCCACGTCGTCCGGCGCACCCGCCTCAAGCGACAGCCATGATCTCGTTGTTCATGCAAGGTGGGCCCAGTCATGTCGATCTGTTCGATCCCAAGCCCGAGCTGACCAAGCGGCACATGCAGGAGTTCACGGGGGACGTCAAGTACGACAACGTCGCCGAAGCCAGCACGAAGTTGTTCGGCAGCCCTTGGAAATTCTCGAAGCACGGCCAATGCGGTACGGAGCTGAGTGAGCTGTTGCCGCACTTGGGGAACGTGGCCGATGACATCTGCGTCATTCGCTCGATGCATACGGATGTCAATAATCACGAACAATCCATTCATGCGATGAATTCCGGCCAGATCTCGGCCGGTCGACCGGCGCTGGGCTCGTGGTTGACGTACGCGCTTGGTTCGGAAAGTCAGAATCTGCCCGCCTTCATCGTGATGACCGACCCGGCGGGCTTGCCTGTGGCAGGCGTTGCGAATTGGCAGAACGGCTGGCTGCCGTCGCTGTACCAGGGAACCGTCGTTCGCCCCCAGGAACCCCGATTTCTCAATCTCGACCCGCCTCCGCAACTGCGTGGGCCGGCACAGCATCGTTTGCTCGGTTACCTCGGCGAATTGAATCGCGAGCATCTGGAACGTCATCCGCATGAGCAGGACCTGGCGGCCCGGATCCAAAGCTATGAACTCGCGGCGCGCATGCAAGTCGCCGCCAAAGAGGCGTTAGATATCGCCAGCGAAACGGCAGCCACGCACAAGCTGTATGGAATCGACGATCCCGAAACTCGCGACTATGGCACACGCTGCCTGATCGCGCGACGAATGGTCGAACGCGGTGTGCGGTTCGTGCAGATTCACAGCGGCGATCAGGTCTGGGATCATCATGGAGGCATTCAGAAGTCCTTGCCCATTGTGTGCCGACGCACGGACCAACCTGCCGCGGCCCTGGTCCAGGATCTCAAGCGAATCGGTTTGCTCGACACTACGCTCGTACACTGGGGGGGCGAAATGGGACGGCTGCCCGTGATCGAGAACGAGAAAAATATCGGCCGCGACCATAACACCTACGGCTTCAGTATGTGGCTTGCCGGCGGTGGCGTTCGCGGAGGGATGACCTACGGCGAAACCGACGACCTCGGACACAAGGCGGCCACCGACACGGTCAGTCATCACGATTATCACGCTACGCTCCTTCACCTGTTCGGTTTGGAGCCGAAGCACGTTTCGTTCTTGCGCCCTAACGGAGTCGGTGCCCTGATCGACGGCGACGAAGGGAAAATTGTCTGGAAGATTTTGCAGCGCGGACCGCGGCAATTATCGCCCGCTTGA
- a CDS encoding ATP-binding cassette domain-containing protein, giving the protein MPLVTVSELSIAYRGRTLLDAISCQIEPGQRIALLGRNGEGKTTFMRLLSGQVEPDSGEISYAATTKIAILPQDVPQDITGSIREVVGQGLAHEVHEADTAWRAEQQIDRVLAEMELAGEDRFENLSSGMKRRVLLARAVVASPDLLLLDEPTNHLDIDAIRWLEEYLVRLNTTLIFVTHDRMFLRKLATRILEIDRGRLFDWSCDYDTFLSRKEDWLAAEEKQNALFDKRLAEEEVWLRQGVKARRTRNEGRVRALEQMRRDRKARPTAAGKVQLAIAEAQRSGTLVAELDGVSFAYDERTIVPTFSATVLRGDKIGVFGPNGAGKTTLLRLLLGQLKPDTGTVRLGTNLQIAYFDQLRQKLDPEATVQENVGDGYDTVTIAGKPRHVIGYLEEFLFSPERSRTPVRFLSGGECNRVLLAKLFAKPANVIVMDEPTNDLDAETLELLEERLVQFAGTIIVVSHDRAFLNNVVTSTFVFDEGQLKEYVGGYDDWQQQRAASVAADVPAKQSVVAATASKERRSQPDSQAMPKKRRLTFKEKQELQTLPATIERLESEIGQLHQAMAQEDFYRQPVKLITEQQTRLKELEAKLSTFYGRWEELEQFAD; this is encoded by the coding sequence ATGCCCCTCGTCACTGTCAGCGAACTTTCTATTGCCTATCGAGGGCGCACGCTGCTCGATGCCATCTCGTGCCAGATCGAGCCGGGGCAGCGCATCGCCTTATTGGGACGCAACGGCGAAGGAAAGACGACCTTCATGCGGCTGCTGTCCGGCCAGGTTGAACCCGATTCGGGGGAGATTTCGTACGCCGCGACGACAAAAATCGCGATCCTGCCGCAGGATGTACCGCAAGATATAACCGGCTCGATCCGCGAGGTCGTCGGCCAAGGCCTGGCCCATGAGGTTCATGAAGCGGACACGGCATGGCGAGCCGAGCAGCAAATCGATCGCGTCCTGGCCGAAATGGAACTCGCCGGGGAGGACCGGTTCGAGAATCTGTCATCGGGTATGAAGCGCCGAGTCCTGCTTGCCCGAGCCGTGGTCGCGTCGCCCGACTTGCTACTGTTGGACGAACCAACGAACCATCTCGACATCGACGCCATTCGCTGGCTGGAAGAATATCTCGTTCGCCTGAACACGACGTTGATCTTCGTCACGCACGATCGCATGTTCCTGCGAAAGCTGGCCACGCGTATTCTGGAAATCGACCGCGGCCGACTGTTTGACTGGTCGTGCGACTACGATACGTTCCTCAGCCGCAAGGAAGACTGGCTGGCCGCCGAGGAAAAGCAAAACGCCCTGTTCGATAAACGGCTCGCCGAAGAAGAGGTCTGGCTCCGCCAAGGCGTCAAAGCCAGGCGGACCCGCAACGAGGGACGCGTGCGAGCGCTCGAGCAGATGCGGCGCGATCGCAAGGCTCGCCCGACGGCCGCCGGCAAGGTGCAGTTGGCCATTGCCGAGGCGCAGCGCAGCGGAACGCTTGTCGCTGAGCTTGACGGTGTCTCGTTCGCCTACGACGAACGGACGATCGTGCCCACATTCTCGGCCACGGTCCTGCGTGGCGATAAGATCGGCGTCTTCGGACCCAACGGAGCCGGCAAAACCACGCTGCTGCGCCTGCTGCTTGGGCAATTAAAGCCCGACACTGGCACGGTTCGCCTGGGCACGAACCTGCAAATCGCCTACTTCGATCAATTGCGGCAAAAACTAGATCCCGAGGCCACGGTGCAGGAGAATGTCGGCGACGGATACGACACCGTCACGATCGCCGGCAAGCCGCGACACGTCATTGGTTACTTGGAAGAGTTTTTGTTCAGCCCTGAACGGTCCCGGACGCCGGTGCGGTTCTTGTCCGGCGGCGAGTGCAATCGCGTGCTGCTGGCCAAGCTGTTCGCCAAGCCGGCCAACGTGATCGTGATGGACGAGCCGACGAACGATCTCGACGCGGAAACCCTGGAACTGCTCGAAGAACGGCTCGTGCAATTCGCCGGAACCATCATCGTGGTCAGTCACGATCGTGCCTTCTTGAACAACGTCGTTACCAGCACGTTCGTCTTCGACGAGGGGCAACTCAAAGAATACGTCGGCGGTTATGACGACTGGCAACAGCAACGCGCCGCATCCGTGGCCGCGGACGTCCCCGCGAAGCAATCAGTAGTTGCTGCCACAGCTTCGAAGGAGCGCCGCTCGCAACCAGATTCCCAGGCTATGCCCAAGAAACGGCGCCTGACGTTCAAGGAAAAACAGGAACTGCAAACCCTGCCCGCGACGATCGAGAGACTGGAAAGCGAGATCGGGCAACTGCATCAGGCGATGGCGCAAGAAGATTTTTACCGGCAACCAGTGAAGCTCATTACAGAGCAACAAACGCGTCTGAAAGAACTGGAAGCAAAGCTCTCGACATTCTACGGGCGATGGGAAGAACTAGAGCAATTCGCCGACTGA
- a CDS encoding PSD1 and planctomycete cytochrome C domain-containing protein: protein MPRALLLALLFCAHPGTLLAWQAADDVHFETHVRSILKARCWRCHGEDEELKGALDTRAARFLLSGGDSGAAIVPGDHAQSLLYERVASGDMPPDEKKLTSAEMETIARWIDAGAKTLREEPAVLAAGDTFTVEERGHWSYQPMRRPPFPQVQDPQRALTPIDTFLLSRLEAAGVTFNSPADRSTMIRRLSFDLTGLPPAPQAVEQFLADQTPYAYERLVDTLLAPPAFGERWARHWLDVVGYADSDGYTEQDAERKWAYKYRDYVIRAFNDDKPWDEFLVEQLAGDELLTPPYSNLTSKQADLLIATGMLRMGPDGTGGGAADPNVARNDVIADSIKIMSSAVLGLTVGCAQCHAHRYDAISHADYHRIRALFEPAYDWKKWRTPQERLVSLWTEEIRQQASVADAELRGVTQQRDDALDKIVNETLDRELAKLPEAVQPLARAARAAAEKERTAEQLQLIKEYPFLDVNRGSVYLYVADRLTEFNKKWEALIEDARKKRPADDYVQCLTEVPGQAPQTFLFARGDFNQPRQEVAPGELAVLNSSNFSIAPDATRPTSGRRLSYARHLTDGRHPLVARVLVNRFWLHLFGRGLVATPGDFGVLGERPSHPELLDWLADEFIRGGWKLKPLVRAMVTSTAYRQSSERKESLDAIDPDNRLLGRMSVRRLEAEIIRDALLAIGSRLSTKMYGPAVPVAPDDIGQIVVGVDTRDSAGRPSGKVVPLGEEEFRRTIYVQVRRSRPLGMLEPFDAPLMKPNCEQRTSSTVAPQSLLMMNSAFVIAQSEAMAERIEREAGPDTTAQFERAWLLAFARRASETEKRAGAEFLAEQAALASQAAAAATADPKQTPVPPARIALAQLCQALMISNEFLYVD, encoded by the coding sequence ATGCCGCGAGCTCTCTTATTGGCACTGTTGTTCTGCGCCCATCCCGGCACGCTGCTGGCATGGCAAGCTGCGGACGACGTTCACTTCGAAACTCATGTGCGGTCGATCCTGAAAGCGCGCTGCTGGCGCTGCCACGGCGAAGACGAGGAACTGAAGGGGGCACTCGACACGCGCGCCGCCCGATTTTTATTGAGCGGAGGAGACTCTGGCGCGGCCATTGTCCCTGGCGATCATGCCCAGAGTTTGCTCTATGAGCGAGTCGCGTCGGGCGACATGCCTCCGGATGAAAAGAAATTGACTTCGGCCGAGATGGAAACGATCGCCCGCTGGATCGATGCCGGCGCAAAAACATTGCGCGAGGAACCTGCGGTGCTGGCCGCGGGGGACACATTCACGGTCGAAGAGCGCGGGCATTGGTCCTATCAGCCGATGCGCCGCCCTCCCTTCCCACAGGTGCAGGACCCTCAGCGAGCTTTAACTCCCATCGACACGTTCCTGCTCAGCCGCCTGGAAGCCGCAGGGGTGACTTTCAACTCGCCCGCCGATCGCTCGACAATGATTCGTCGCCTGAGTTTTGACCTGACGGGTTTGCCGCCGGCGCCGCAGGCTGTCGAGCAATTCCTGGCGGATCAGACTCCTTATGCTTACGAGCGGCTGGTCGACACCCTGTTGGCGCCACCGGCATTCGGCGAGCGTTGGGCGCGGCATTGGCTGGACGTTGTCGGCTACGCCGATAGCGACGGCTACACTGAGCAAGATGCGGAGCGCAAGTGGGCGTACAAATATCGCGACTACGTCATCCGCGCGTTCAACGACGACAAACCGTGGGATGAATTCCTGGTCGAGCAATTGGCCGGCGATGAATTACTTACACCCCCTTATTCCAATTTGACGTCGAAGCAGGCCGACCTGCTGATCGCCACGGGCATGCTGCGCATGGGGCCCGATGGCACCGGCGGCGGGGCCGCAGATCCAAACGTGGCGCGTAACGACGTCATCGCCGACTCGATCAAGATCATGTCGAGCGCCGTCCTGGGACTAACCGTGGGTTGCGCGCAGTGCCACGCCCATCGCTATGACGCAATCTCGCACGCGGACTATCACCGTATTCGCGCCCTGTTCGAGCCCGCGTACGACTGGAAGAAATGGCGGACTCCCCAGGAGCGGCTCGTTTCGTTGTGGACTGAGGAAATTCGCCAGCAGGCAAGCGTGGCGGATGCCGAATTGAGAGGTGTCACGCAGCAACGGGACGACGCGCTGGATAAGATCGTCAACGAAACACTGGACCGCGAACTGGCAAAGCTCCCCGAGGCGGTGCAGCCACTGGCTCGCGCGGCCCGGGCTGCGGCCGAAAAGGAGCGGACCGCTGAGCAACTGCAGTTAATCAAGGAATACCCGTTTCTGGACGTCAATCGCGGCTCGGTCTACTTATACGTCGCCGATCGGCTGACGGAGTTCAATAAGAAATGGGAGGCACTGATCGAGGACGCTCGCAAGAAGCGTCCCGCCGACGACTACGTGCAGTGCCTCACGGAAGTGCCGGGCCAGGCTCCGCAGACATTCCTCTTTGCGCGAGGTGATTTCAATCAGCCGCGTCAGGAAGTTGCGCCGGGCGAATTGGCTGTCTTGAATTCCAGCAACTTCTCGATCGCCCCCGATGCGACCAGGCCAACCAGCGGTCGACGACTGAGCTACGCTCGCCATTTGACCGACGGGCGCCATCCGCTGGTGGCCCGTGTCCTGGTCAATCGGTTTTGGCTGCATCTATTCGGCCGTGGCTTAGTCGCGACGCCGGGAGATTTTGGCGTACTGGGCGAGCGTCCCTCGCATCCGGAATTGCTGGACTGGCTGGCCGACGAGTTTATTCGCGGCGGCTGGAAGCTGAAGCCGCTGGTGCGCGCGATGGTCACATCCACGGCCTATCGACAATCGTCCGAACGGAAAGAATCGCTGGACGCGATTGATCCCGACAATCGCTTGCTGGGGCGCATGTCGGTCCGGCGCCTCGAGGCCGAGATCATTCGCGATGCCCTACTGGCCATCGGCAGCCGGCTGTCGACCAAGATGTACGGCCCTGCGGTGCCGGTGGCGCCCGACGATATCGGCCAAATCGTGGTCGGCGTCGACACACGCGATTCGGCAGGCCGGCCATCGGGCAAGGTGGTGCCGCTGGGCGAAGAAGAATTTCGCCGCACGATTTATGTACAGGTGCGGCGTTCGCGTCCACTCGGAATGCTCGAACCATTCGATGCGCCGCTAATGAAGCCGAATTGCGAGCAACGAACGTCATCGACCGTGGCTCCGCAATCGTTACTCATGATGAACAGTGCATTTGTCATCGCGCAGAGCGAAGCGATGGCGGAACGAATCGAACGAGAAGCCGGCCCTGATACGACGGCGCAATTCGAACGTGCCTGGTTGCTAGCGTTTGCGAGGCGAGCATCCGAGACTGAGAAGCGTGCTGGTGCGGAATTTCTGGCTGAACAGGCGGCCTTGGCTAGCCAGGCGGCCGCCGCGGCGACTGCGGATCCCAAGCAGACGCCTGTTCCTCCGGCGCGCATCGCCTTGGCGCAGCTCTGCCAGGCGCTGATGATTTCGAACGAATTTCTCTACGTGGATTGA
- a CDS encoding DUF1501 domain-containing protein, whose translation MDPRLSVQPQHIRFSRRTAVQAGAIGLLNLGMNHLSGLRALASPTSSITAAAGKAKSVIYIFLSGGLAQHDSFDMKPAAPDTIRGEFQPIATRTPGVQICEHLPLLAERSEMWALVRSLSHGIPDHSAGHQLMLAGRSTLPVGFDGTKPKSSDWPSMAAIANAVCTPRTNVPPAVVLPEVLIHREGRVIPGQFAGEMGSHRDPMFVNYSPFNAQSYGAWPEYGFSHARAGENPKDFVFQAPNLSLPAGMDRAHFDERLDLLATIGRQQQSLEQAAKNESFDRQRQKAISLLADGQTQRAFDIAKADPKVLDRYGRNTFGWSLLIARQLVEAGVSMVQVNLGNDETWDTHTNAFPALKNFLFPPTDRAVSALLDDLADRGLLDSTLIVMAGEMGRTPKISTLPQFPGKPGRDHWGTQTVFFAGGGVRGGTVIGATDKIGAFPAANPQKPENMAATIYQALGIPRELAWHDVNNRPHFVYHADPIPGLMG comes from the coding sequence ATGGATCCAAGACTTTCCGTACAGCCACAGCATATTCGCTTTTCTCGCCGCACCGCCGTACAGGCAGGCGCGATTGGGTTGTTGAACCTGGGGATGAATCACCTAAGTGGTTTGCGCGCGCTTGCCAGCCCGACAAGCAGCATTACGGCGGCGGCCGGCAAGGCGAAATCGGTCATATATATCTTCCTGTCCGGAGGTCTGGCCCAGCACGACAGCTTCGACATGAAGCCGGCGGCGCCGGACACGATCCGGGGCGAATTTCAACCCATTGCCACGCGCACTCCCGGTGTGCAGATTTGCGAGCACTTGCCGCTGCTGGCCGAGCGCAGCGAGATGTGGGCACTGGTGCGGTCGTTGTCGCATGGGATTCCAGACCATTCGGCCGGACATCAGCTCATGCTCGCGGGCCGGTCGACGTTGCCGGTCGGTTTCGACGGCACCAAGCCCAAGAGCAGCGATTGGCCCTCCATGGCGGCAATCGCCAACGCCGTTTGCACACCGCGCACCAATGTTCCGCCCGCGGTGGTTTTGCCCGAGGTTTTGATCCATCGCGAAGGGCGCGTGATCCCCGGCCAGTTCGCCGGCGAGATGGGTTCGCACCGCGATCCGATGTTCGTGAACTATTCGCCGTTCAATGCCCAATCGTACGGCGCGTGGCCCGAATATGGTTTCAGCCACGCCCGGGCCGGCGAGAATCCCAAGGATTTCGTTTTTCAGGCGCCGAACTTGTCGCTGCCAGCAGGCATGGATCGGGCCCATTTCGACGAACGTTTGGATTTGCTCGCCACGATCGGTCGCCAACAGCAGTCGCTCGAACAAGCGGCCAAGAACGAATCGTTCGATCGCCAGCGGCAAAAGGCGATTTCACTGCTGGCCGACGGTCAGACACAGCGGGCCTTCGACATCGCGAAAGCCGATCCGAAGGTACTCGACCGCTATGGCCGCAATACGTTCGGCTGGTCGCTGTTGATCGCAAGGCAATTGGTCGAAGCCGGCGTCAGCATGGTGCAGGTGAACCTGGGCAATGACGAAACGTGGGACACGCACACCAATGCGTTTCCGGCGCTAAAGAACTTTTTGTTCCCGCCCACAGATCGGGCCGTTTCGGCGCTGCTGGACGACCTGGCGGACCGTGGCTTGTTGGACTCGACGTTGATCGTCATGGCAGGCGAGATGGGACGCACGCCGAAGATTTCGACGTTGCCACAGTTCCCCGGCAAGCCAGGGCGCGATCATTGGGGGACGCAAACGGTATTCTTCGCAGGCGGCGGTGTGCGTGGTGGCACGGTTATTGGTGCGACCGACAAGATCGGCGCCTTCCCCGCGGCGAATCCGCAAAAGCCCGAGAACATGGCCGCCACCATCTATCAGGCCTTGGGCATCCCGCGCGAGCTGGCCTGGCACGACGTCAACAATCGGCCTCACTTCGTCTATCACGCCGATCCGATTCCCGGATTGATGGGTTGA
- a CDS encoding MFS transporter produces MSNNIRDFPEHGGAMPVKPDAMPPTQSGIDRGFWHTVPWLMLVVACGHFNRIGISVAGSERIIPQYGLDPQQMGMIYSAFLLCYTVAMIPGGMLIDRYGARAALLVWGIGSTLFVALSGGIGLIAATGSTVLAGLLVVRSVLGVFNAPLHPASARMVYQYVRPESKALANGLVTFAACLGIAATYKVLGGLIDRFDWPAALLISSAITLAVTIVWGIVTRPARLGRAQRAAAHEQPLDWSALATVLRRKSVVFITLSYFAMGYFQYVFFYWIEYFFETVQHESRETARDYSTGVTLAMGVGMIVGGLLTDRMPRRFSPRLRGALVPALSMLSSGLVFELGLLSENPRTTLLAFGLAAACIGACEGSFWTMSVGLGGRFGGVVAALMNTGGNAGGTLSPWILPVLGVEFAEHYGTDVGWRLSLAVAGIVVMLGAALWFGISPPEEIAATPAPDFENGLL; encoded by the coding sequence TTGTCGAATAATATTCGCGATTTCCCAGAACACGGTGGCGCGATGCCGGTCAAACCAGACGCCATGCCGCCGACACAATCAGGAATCGATCGCGGGTTCTGGCATACGGTCCCCTGGCTGATGCTGGTCGTAGCTTGCGGGCATTTCAATCGCATCGGCATCTCGGTCGCGGGCAGCGAGCGGATCATTCCGCAATACGGGCTCGACCCGCAGCAAATGGGGATGATCTATTCGGCATTTCTGCTTTGCTACACCGTGGCCATGATCCCCGGTGGCATGCTCATCGACCGCTATGGAGCGCGCGCTGCGCTACTGGTTTGGGGAATCGGTTCAACGCTCTTCGTGGCGCTATCGGGCGGAATTGGCCTGATCGCGGCAACAGGCTCGACGGTGCTGGCGGGGTTGCTCGTCGTGCGCTCGGTTTTGGGTGTCTTCAACGCCCCCTTGCACCCGGCCTCGGCACGCATGGTGTATCAATACGTGCGTCCCGAGTCGAAAGCGCTCGCCAACGGCCTGGTCACCTTCGCGGCATGTCTAGGTATCGCCGCGACTTATAAGGTGCTTGGAGGGCTGATCGACCGATTCGACTGGCCAGCCGCTCTCTTGATTTCCAGCGCGATCACGCTGGCCGTCACGATCGTGTGGGGCATCGTGACACGGCCCGCACGCCTGGGCCGCGCCCAGCGCGCTGCAGCCCACGAGCAGCCGTTGGACTGGTCGGCGCTTGCTACGGTTTTGCGGCGCAAGAGCGTCGTCTTCATCACGCTCAGCTACTTCGCCATGGGATATTTTCAGTACGTCTTTTTCTATTGGATCGAATACTTCTTCGAAACCGTGCAGCACGAATCGCGCGAAACGGCTCGCGACTATTCCACGGGCGTGACCCTCGCGATGGGCGTGGGCATGATCGTCGGCGGTCTGCTAACCGACCGTATGCCGCGCCGTTTCTCGCCCCGACTGCGCGGCGCCTTGGTGCCGGCACTATCGATGCTCTCGAGCGGTCTAGTGTTCGAGCTGGGGTTATTGTCCGAAAATCCGCGCACGACGCTGCTGGCGTTCGGGCTCGCCGCCGCGTGTATTGGAGCCTGCGAAGGATCGTTCTGGACAATGTCGGTAGGCCTGGGGGGCCGATTCGGCGGAGTCGTGGCTGCGCTGATGAACACCGGTGGGAACGCCGGTGGAACGCTTTCGCCCTGGATTCTTCCCGTGCTCGGCGTCGAGTTCGCCGAACACTACGGCACGGACGTCGGCTGGCGTCTGAGCCTCGCGGTTGCCGGAATTGTCGTCATGCTGGGGGCAGCGCTGTGGTTCGGAATTTCCCCTCCTGAGGAAATCGCAGCAACCCCGGCGCCGGACTTCGAAAACGGCCTGCTCTAA